GTGTAGTCGATCTCGGCCGGCGAATCCCCCGCGTTTCCGGAGAAGCGGAAGAACGCGATCGGGATGAGAATGAGCAGCAGCCAGAACGAGAGCGTCTTGGAGATGCGCCAGAAGTTGAGGTCTCGTTTTGGCGGCAGTTTGTCAGCCATTACTGCAAGCTCGCGATATAGGGCAAGTGACGAAAATTCTCAGCGTGATCCAGCCCATACCCAACCAGGAACTCATCCGGGGCATCGAAACCCACGAGTGCTACCTCATACTGCAGGTGCTCGGCCACGTGCTTGTGAAGCAACGCGCAAATGTCAAGCGAACGCGGCCGTCGTGACTCAAGCAGACCAATCAGCCGGTTCAACGTCCGGCCCGAGTCGATGATGTCCTCTACTAATATTATGTGCTTTCCCTCGAGCGTGGTTTCCGGATCATAGACGAGCCTGACATGCCCGCTCGATTCCGTGCCGTCTCCGTAGCTCGAAGCGACCAGGAAATCGACCTGCAGCGGACGCCGGATTTGTCGGACGAGGTCTCCTAGAAAGATAAAGCTTCCTTTGAGTAGACCCAACACCAACAGCTCGCCGTCGGGATACCGAGCGGTCACCTCTTCGCCCAGCTCCCTGACCCGGGCGGCGATTTGCTTCTCGTCGAAAGCAATCCGTTTGATCGCGCGACCGTCCAACCTCGGATCAGCAGTCGTCACGTTCGCATCGGTACAACGCCATCGGTCGACCGGACCGCACGGTGGCCGCAGAACTGCGGCGAACGCCGGGGACCCACACAATCCGCTCATCCACCAACACGACAGGCCACGCGCGGCGACGCACGGCGTCGATCCCTGCGTCGCGAAAGAGTCCCTTCAGCCGGCGTTCGACGGCCGCCCCGTGCGGCAGCATGCGATCGCCGGCCTCCCATGCCCGGACTACCACCCGCAAACCGGTCGCGGGAAGCAACGCGGACCACAAATCGTCCGGCTCAGCCCCGCTCTCTTGCGTTACGCGACGAAACTGCCAGCCGCCGATCGACGTTGCGTTGGTCATCTCGCGCGAGCCGCGAATCGCCTCACCATTCGCGCGACGGACCAGCAAGGTTTCACCGACGCGCACTGCCTCGAACCGACCAGAAAGTTGAATGCGCGCGCCCGGTCTTCCTGTAATAGTAAACGCGGCAAGACGCTCCGTTCCACGCCAGTCCAGCGCAAGCCCAACGCGCGACGCCAGCGCCGGCCAGAGCACACGAAGCTGGTCCGCATCATAGGAGACGAGTGAGGAGCGAGCAACCTCGAGCGCGCCCGACACGTGGACGTCGACATGCGCATCGATCCACTCATCGACGTCTCGCCTCAGCGCCCATGCACGATTGGACACCGACAACAGTGCCTCAGTCAACCCGGGCTGTGCCTGCTCGAGCGCGGGCAGAATCTCGAGGCGCGCGCGGTTTCTCGCGTACGCGAGCGACCCATTGGACGGATCCTCCACCCAATCTAGCTGACGCTCGGCAGCGTACGATGCGAGCTCGTCGCGCGTAAACGAAAGCAGCGGACGAACGACTCCGGCGCCGGCGTGCAGCGCGGCTAGTCCGCGTGCGCCTGAATCTCGGAGCGCACGCATGAAAATCGTCTCGATGTGATCGTTTCGCGTATGACCCGTGGCGACGACGGCGTCGTGCTCCCGCGCGAGGGTTCGCAAAAACTGCCAGCGCGCATCGCGCCAGGCCGCCTCGCGCTGCGCGAGATCCGCCGGCGCCACACCGACGCGCACCGGGAGGCCGAGCGATCGCGCCGCGGCGCTCACGCGTCGCACCGCGCGACGCGCCGCCGGTCCGGTGCGATGATCGAACGCGGCGACCGTCAGCACTCGTGCGGGCATCGCATGCGCAACGGCGTCGAGCAGCGCCATGGAATCGAGACCGCCGGACACGGCAACGACGACGCGCGGGAACGGAGCCAACACGCGCGTCACTTCGTCACGGACCCGGGCGGTGATGCTCATGTCAGCAAAGTTACCGGCCTGGTCGTGCTCCGTCACACTGGACCCATCTGCGGCGTCCTCGTACATTCTCGAAGTCGGCGTCGGACTGCCATCCATACAAGGACACGACGTGATTACCAACGGTGTACTCGGGGTCCTCTGGACCGCTCTTGGACTAGGCTGCTTCTATATCGCGTTGACCTGGATCAACGGCCTGCTGGGGCATTTCCTCACGCCGATGTTCCTGCTCACCGCGTCGCGTTTTCTCAAGCCTGAGCAGCCCGAAGCGGACGCGGAGCGCGAGCCCGCGCGTTGATTTTCGAGCACAACGCCCAAGACGAAACGGTGGCCTTGGCGGGCTCGTAGGGCATCTCGAGGGGTAGCACAACCTGAACCCTTGCCGTGAAGCGTCGGACGCGAGGATGGACTCCATCGCGACGAGCTTCCAGGAGTCCCCATGGGTCTGATCGTCCTGCTGATCATCGTCGTCGTGCTTGGCTTCTGGTTCGTGGGCGTGTACAACGGTTTGGTTGCGCTCAAGAACCAGGTGTTCAATGCCTGGAAGCAGATCGACGTGCAGCTCAAGCGCCGTCACGATCTCATTCCGAATCTCGTTGAAACCGTGAAGGGCGCGATGAACTTCGAGCGGGACACGCTCGAGGCCGTGGTGACCGCGCGCAACAAGGCGATTGCGGTGCAGGCGCCGGCGGCCGGCGCCGCGCCGTCGGCGCAGCAGGTCCAGCAGACGGCGGCCGCGGAATCGCAGCTGACCGGTGCGTTAGGCAGACTCTTCGCCGTGGTCGAGGCCTATCCCGATCTCAAGGCGACCGGCAACGTCGCGCAGCTGCAAGAGGAGCTGACGTCGACGGAGAACAAAATCGCGTTCGCGCGGCAACTCTACAACGACACCGCCACGCAGTACAACACGAAGCAGCAGCAGTTCCCGGCCAACCTCGTGGCCGGCTTCGCGAAGGCCGCTCCGGCGGAATTGTGGGAGATCAGCGACGCCGCCGAGCGCGAGAACGTGAAGGTCGATCTCTCCATGAACCCGAAGAAGTGAGCGAGAACGGCAATCTTTTTGCCCAACAGGAAGCCAATCGCCGGCGTTCGCGACGGCTGGTGATTGGCTTCATCCTGTTTTTCGCGTGGTTAGGCTTCGGCGGCGATTTCATTTTCTACGAATACACGAAGGGCGCGGGCCCCGGCGCCTACCACCACGTCGTTCCCTTCTTCGGCATCATCCTCACGATCATCGCCGCCAGCATGGCCTGGTGGGCGTGGACGACGGGACCCAAGCGCGTGCTGTGGTCCACCGGTGCGCGCGAGCTCACGGATCCGCAGACGCCGCAGGAACAGCAGTTGGACAACGTCGTCGAAGAGATGGCCGTGGCATCGGGGCTGCCGAAGCCCAAGATCTGGATCATCCCCGATGCCGATCCGAACGCGCTCGCCACGGGACACGACGCCAACACGTCGAGCATCGCCGTGACGCAAGGGCTGCTCGACTTGTGCTCGCGCGACGAGCTGCAGGCCGTGGTTGCGCACGAAATGGGGCACATCAAGAACCTCGACGTGCGGTTGATGACGCAGCTGGCGGCGCTGGTGGGCGCGGTCACGCTCATCGGCGACGGCGTCGGGCGGATGTTTTTCT
This genomic stretch from Gemmatimonadaceae bacterium harbors:
- the hpt gene encoding hypoxanthine phosphoribosyltransferase — protein: MTTADPRLDGRAIKRIAFDEKQIAARVRELGEEVTARYPDGELLVLGLLKGSFIFLGDLVRQIRRPLQVDFLVASSYGDGTESSGHVRLVYDPETTLEGKHIILVEDIIDSGRTLNRLIGLLESRRPRSLDICALLHKHVAEHLQYEVALVGFDAPDEFLVGYGLDHAENFRHLPYIASLQ
- the tilS gene encoding tRNA lysidine(34) synthetase TilS, coding for MSITARVRDEVTRVLAPFPRVVVAVSGGLDSMALLDAVAHAMPARVLTVAAFDHRTGPAARRAVRRVSAAARSLGLPVRVGVAPADLAQREAAWRDARWQFLRTLAREHDAVVATGHTRNDHIETIFMRALRDSGARGLAALHAGAGVVRPLLSFTRDELASYAAERQLDWVEDPSNGSLAYARNRARLEILPALEQAQPGLTEALLSVSNRAWALRRDVDEWIDAHVDVHVSGALEVARSSLVSYDADQLRVLWPALASRVGLALDWRGTERLAAFTITGRPGARIQLSGRFEAVRVGETLLVRRANGEAIRGSREMTNATSIGGWQFRRVTQESGAEPDDLWSALLPATGLRVVVRAWEAGDRMLPHGAAVERRLKGLFRDAGIDAVRRRAWPVVLVDERIVWVPGVRRSSAATVRSGRPMALYRCERDDC
- a CDS encoding LemA family protein, producing MGLIVLLIIVVVLGFWFVGVYNGLVALKNQVFNAWKQIDVQLKRRHDLIPNLVETVKGAMNFERDTLEAVVTARNKAIAVQAPAAGAAPSAQQVQQTAAAESQLTGALGRLFAVVEAYPDLKATGNVAQLQEELTSTENKIAFARQLYNDTATQYNTKQQQFPANLVAGFAKAAPAELWEISDAAERENVKVDLSMNPKK
- a CDS encoding M48 family metallopeptidase, whose amino-acid sequence is MSENGNLFAQQEANRRRSRRLVIGFILFFAWLGFGGDFIFYEYTKGAGPGAYHHVVPFFGIILTIIAASMAWWAWTTGPKRVLWSTGARELTDPQTPQEQQLDNVVEEMAVASGLPKPKIWIIPDADPNALATGHDANTSSIAVTQGLLDLCSRDELQAVVAHEMGHIKNLDVRLMTQLAALVGAVTLIGDGVGRMFFYGGNPLGGLGGGRRSSGGDRDDRGGGNGVLLIVLLVLWIVSWILAPIIMRLMALGVSRDREYLADAMSAQFTRNPLSLATALGKIEDADAPTKSIKGGAAQMCIADPTGRHLNSKEGKVAELFGTHPPMALRIARLKAMGYQAQPAAIPGSR